One genomic window of Actinoplanes lobatus includes the following:
- a CDS encoding discoidin domain-containing protein codes for MSRFRLIAAATAAGLIAALVHAPPSMAAGPNLAAGKTFSASSYTDVYPAGNAGDGNANTYWESNNNAFPQWLQVDLGTSTQVNQAVLKLPPATAWNTRTQTLSIQGSTDGGSFSTLKASAGYSFNPSSGNTVTIDFGTASARFVRLNFTGNTAWPAGQLSELEIYGPVSGDSQAPTAPGNLAYTEPASGQIRLTWNASTDNVGVTGYDVYANGVLRTSVAGNVLTYTDNQPDSATVAYHVRAKDAAGNVSANSDTVTRTGASGDSQAPTTPGTLSYTQPAAGQIRLAWGASTDNVGVTGYNVYANGTLKTTVTGTTYTDSQPDTATVAYYVKARDAAGNESAASNTVTRTGTPQNGTNLAVGKPIEASSVIHTFVAANANDNDTATYWEGSAYPANLTVKLGANATVSSVVVKLNPATEWGARQQTFAILGREQSASAYTTIVGSATYSFNPASGNTVTVPVSATTADVRLSFTANTGAPSGQVAELQVIGTPAPNPDLTVTGITFSPATPVETDAITLSATVRNAGTAASPASEVNFYLGTTKAGTASVGALAAGASATVTASIGARDAGTYAVGAKVDEANTVIETNDANNSYNSPDNLVVAPVSSSDLVASVVSWSPGNPAAGNTVTFSATLKNQGTAASGGGAHGVTVTILNGASVVRTFTSSWTGTLAAGASSPSISLGTWTAVNGKYTVRTVVANDTNELPVKQGNNTSEKPFFVGRGANMPYDMYEAEDGQTGGGAQVAGPNRIVGDLAGEASGRKAVTLDQTGSYVQWTTRAATNTVVARFSIPDGTTSSINVYVNGTLNRTLPLTSRFAWLYGNETNPQNSGTGPRHIYDEANIMLTGSFPAGSTVKLQKDAVNTGNIAIDFINLEQVAPIANPDPSRYVVPAGFDHQSVQNALDAARQDTTKLGVYLPAGDYQTSNKLQVYGRSLRVIGAGPWYTRFHTPSTQSETDAGFRADATANGSTFANFAFFGNYTIRIDGPGKVFDLANVADITIDNIWAEHTVCLYWGANTDRMKITNSRIRNMFADGVNMTNGSTDNLVDNNDARATGDDSFALFSAIDAGGSDEINNVYSNLSTTLTWRAAGIAVYGGYANTFKNIYIADTLVYSGITISSLDFGYPMNGFGASPPTVFENISIVRAGGHFWGSQVFPAIWVFSASKVFQGIRVNNVDIVDPTYSGIMFQTNYVGGQPQNPIKDTIFTNVSITGAKRSGDQFDAKSGYGIWANPMPEAGQGPAVGSATFTNLQLSDNYRDIENPTTTFTITRN; via the coding sequence ATGTCCAGATTCAGGTTGATAGCCGCGGCCACGGCCGCCGGCTTGATAGCCGCCCTCGTGCACGCCCCGCCCTCGATGGCCGCCGGACCGAACCTCGCGGCCGGCAAGACCTTCAGCGCCTCCAGCTACACCGACGTCTACCCGGCCGGGAACGCCGGCGACGGCAACGCCAACACGTACTGGGAGAGCAACAACAACGCCTTCCCGCAGTGGCTCCAGGTCGACCTCGGCACGTCCACCCAGGTCAACCAGGCCGTACTCAAGCTGCCGCCGGCCACCGCCTGGAACACCCGCACGCAGACGCTGTCGATCCAGGGCAGCACCGACGGCGGCTCGTTCAGCACCCTCAAGGCGAGCGCCGGGTACAGCTTCAACCCGTCCTCGGGCAACACGGTGACGATCGATTTCGGTACGGCGAGCGCGCGCTTCGTCCGGCTGAACTTCACCGGCAACACGGCCTGGCCCGCCGGGCAGCTCTCCGAACTGGAGATCTACGGCCCGGTCAGCGGGGACAGCCAGGCGCCGACCGCACCCGGCAACCTCGCCTACACCGAGCCGGCGAGCGGGCAGATCCGGCTGACCTGGAACGCGTCGACCGACAACGTGGGCGTCACCGGCTACGACGTCTACGCCAACGGGGTGCTGCGCACATCGGTGGCCGGCAACGTGCTGACGTACACCGACAACCAGCCGGACAGCGCAACCGTCGCCTACCACGTGCGGGCCAAGGACGCGGCCGGCAACGTCTCGGCGAACAGCGACACGGTGACCCGTACCGGCGCTTCCGGTGACAGCCAGGCGCCGACGACCCCGGGGACGCTGTCCTACACCCAGCCGGCGGCCGGGCAGATCCGCCTGGCCTGGGGCGCGTCCACCGACAACGTGGGCGTGACCGGCTACAACGTGTACGCCAACGGGACCTTGAAGACCACGGTCACCGGAACCACGTACACCGACAGCCAGCCGGACACGGCGACCGTCGCCTACTACGTGAAGGCCCGTGACGCGGCCGGCAACGAGTCGGCGGCCAGCAACACGGTCACCCGCACCGGGACCCCGCAGAACGGCACGAACCTGGCGGTCGGCAAGCCGATCGAGGCGTCCTCGGTGATCCACACGTTCGTGGCCGCGAACGCGAACGACAACGACACCGCCACCTACTGGGAGGGCAGCGCGTACCCGGCGAACCTCACGGTCAAGCTGGGCGCCAACGCCACCGTGTCGTCGGTGGTCGTCAAGCTGAATCCGGCGACCGAGTGGGGCGCGCGGCAGCAGACGTTCGCGATCCTCGGGCGGGAGCAGTCGGCGTCCGCGTACACCACGATCGTGGGCTCCGCGACGTACAGCTTCAATCCGGCGAGTGGCAACACGGTGACCGTGCCGGTGAGCGCGACCACCGCGGACGTCCGTCTGTCCTTCACCGCCAACACCGGTGCGCCCAGCGGCCAGGTCGCCGAGCTCCAGGTCATCGGCACCCCGGCGCCGAACCCGGACCTCACGGTCACCGGGATCACGTTCTCCCCGGCAACGCCGGTGGAGACCGACGCGATCACGCTGTCCGCCACGGTGCGCAACGCGGGCACGGCCGCGTCTCCGGCCTCCGAGGTCAACTTCTACCTGGGTACGACGAAGGCCGGCACCGCCTCGGTCGGCGCCCTCGCGGCCGGCGCCTCCGCGACCGTCACCGCCTCGATCGGCGCGCGGGACGCGGGCACCTACGCGGTCGGCGCGAAGGTCGACGAGGCGAACACGGTCATCGAGACCAACGACGCCAACAACTCCTACAACAGCCCGGACAACCTGGTCGTGGCGCCGGTCAGCAGCTCCGACCTGGTCGCCTCGGTGGTCTCCTGGTCCCCGGGCAACCCGGCGGCCGGCAACACGGTCACCTTCTCGGCGACGCTGAAGAACCAGGGCACCGCGGCCAGCGGCGGCGGCGCGCACGGCGTCACTGTGACGATCCTGAACGGCGCCTCCGTGGTGAGGACGTTCACCAGCTCGTGGACCGGAACCCTGGCCGCCGGCGCCTCGTCGCCGTCGATCAGCCTGGGCACCTGGACCGCGGTCAACGGCAAGTACACGGTTCGGACGGTGGTCGCGAACGACACCAACGAGCTGCCGGTGAAGCAGGGCAACAACACCAGCGAGAAGCCGTTCTTCGTGGGGCGTGGCGCGAACATGCCGTACGACATGTACGAGGCCGAGGACGGTCAGACCGGCGGCGGCGCGCAGGTCGCCGGCCCGAACCGGATCGTCGGTGACCTGGCCGGCGAGGCGTCCGGCCGGAAGGCGGTCACGCTCGACCAGACCGGCTCGTACGTGCAGTGGACCACCCGCGCGGCGACCAACACGGTGGTGGCGCGGTTCTCCATCCCGGACGGCACGACCAGCTCGATCAACGTGTACGTCAACGGCACGCTCAACAGGACGCTGCCGCTGACCTCTCGTTTTGCCTGGCTCTACGGTAACGAGACCAACCCGCAGAACTCGGGGACCGGTCCGCGCCACATCTACGACGAAGCCAACATCATGTTGACTGGATCGTTCCCGGCCGGAAGTACAGTCAAGCTACAGAAGGATGCAGTCAACACCGGCAACATCGCCATCGACTTCATCAACCTGGAGCAGGTCGCCCCGATCGCCAACCCGGATCCGTCCCGCTATGTCGTACCGGCCGGATTCGACCACCAGTCGGTGCAGAACGCACTGGACGCCGCCCGTCAGGACACCACCAAGCTGGGCGTCTACCTGCCGGCCGGCGACTACCAGACAAGCAACAAGCTCCAGGTGTACGGGCGGTCGTTGCGGGTCATCGGGGCCGGACCCTGGTACACCCGCTTCCACACCCCGTCCACCCAGTCCGAGACGGACGCCGGTTTCCGGGCCGACGCCACCGCCAACGGCTCGACGTTCGCGAACTTCGCGTTCTTCGGCAACTACACGATCCGCATCGACGGCCCCGGCAAGGTGTTCGACCTGGCCAACGTCGCCGACATCACGATCGACAACATCTGGGCCGAGCACACGGTGTGCCTCTACTGGGGCGCGAACACCGACCGGATGAAGATCACCAACTCGCGGATCCGGAACATGTTCGCCGACGGCGTCAACATGACCAACGGCAGCACCGACAACCTGGTCGACAACAACGACGCCCGGGCCACCGGTGACGACAGCTTCGCGCTGTTCTCCGCCATCGACGCCGGCGGCTCCGACGAGATCAACAACGTCTACTCGAACCTGTCCACCACGCTGACCTGGCGTGCCGCGGGCATCGCGGTCTACGGCGGGTACGCCAACACGTTCAAGAACATCTACATCGCGGACACCCTGGTCTACTCGGGCATCACGATCAGCTCGCTGGACTTCGGCTACCCGATGAACGGTTTCGGCGCCAGCCCGCCGACCGTGTTCGAGAACATCTCGATCGTCCGGGCCGGCGGCCACTTCTGGGGCAGTCAGGTGTTCCCGGCGATCTGGGTGTTCTCGGCGTCCAAGGTGTTCCAGGGCATCCGGGTGAACAACGTCGACATCGTCGACCCCACCTACTCCGGGATCATGTTCCAGACCAACTACGTGGGTGGACAACCGCAGAACCCGATCAAGGACACGATCTTCACCAACGTGTCGATCACCGGGGCGAAGAGGAGCGGCGACCAGTTCGACGCGAAGTCCGGCTACGGCATCTGGGCCAACCCGATGCCGGAGGCTGGCCAGGGGCCGGCGGTCGGCTCGGCCACCTTCACCAACCTCCAGTTGAGCGACAACTACCGCGACATCGAGAACCCGACGACCACCTTCACCATCACGCGTAACTGA
- a CDS encoding alpha-amylase family glycosyl hydrolase — translation MTMQWWRDAVIYQVYPRSFADGDGDGVGDIAGIRARLGHLRDLGVDAIWMSPWYPSPMADAGYDVSDFRDIDPVFGSLAEAEALIEEAHEAGIRIIVDIVPNHISSEHPWFRAALADPEAKERDYFWFRKSQNMPTNWVGEFGGTAWTRVDDDTWYLHLFTPEQPDLNWDHPEVKKEFESILRFWFDRGADGIRIDSAALLFKDPTLPEVVEDRPHPFHDLDAVHDVYRSWRRIADEYEGRALIGEVWMPDVERFTNYLRPDELHAAFNFDFLGCAWDPRLMRDCVDRTLGAHAHVGAPPTWVLSNHDVTRHVTRYGRADTTFSFENNLDGTPVDLELGTRRARAAALLTLALPGSAYIYQGEELGLWENEAIPQDHIQDPMYARRGHTRDGCRVPMPWSGDEPPYDFTTGAPWLPQPAEWKDRTVQAQTGDPSSMLELYRSAIRLRTFTGHEFAWLDRGEDVLAWTRGTDFACVLNLSGTPVSLPEHRGILLASSPLDGDLLPRDTAVWLRL, via the coding sequence ATGACAATGCAGTGGTGGCGTGACGCCGTGATTTACCAGGTCTATCCGCGCAGTTTCGCCGATGGCGACGGTGACGGGGTCGGTGACATCGCCGGCATCCGTGCCCGGCTCGGTCACCTGAGAGACCTCGGCGTCGACGCGATCTGGATGAGTCCCTGGTACCCCTCCCCGATGGCGGATGCCGGGTACGACGTGTCCGACTTCCGCGACATCGACCCGGTCTTCGGCTCGCTGGCCGAGGCGGAGGCGCTGATCGAGGAGGCGCACGAGGCCGGCATCCGGATCATCGTCGACATCGTCCCGAACCACATCTCCAGCGAGCATCCGTGGTTCAGAGCGGCCCTGGCCGATCCGGAGGCGAAGGAGCGGGACTATTTTTGGTTCCGTAAAAGCCAAAATATGCCTACAAACTGGGTGGGGGAGTTCGGCGGGACCGCCTGGACCCGGGTCGACGACGACACCTGGTACCTGCACCTGTTCACCCCCGAGCAGCCCGACCTCAACTGGGACCACCCGGAGGTGAAAAAAGAGTTCGAGAGCATTCTGCGGTTCTGGTTCGACCGGGGCGCCGACGGCATCCGGATCGACTCGGCGGCGCTGCTGTTCAAGGACCCGACGCTGCCCGAGGTCGTCGAGGACCGGCCGCACCCGTTCCACGACCTGGACGCGGTGCACGACGTCTACCGCTCCTGGCGGCGGATCGCCGACGAATACGAGGGCCGCGCCCTGATCGGCGAGGTGTGGATGCCGGACGTCGAGCGGTTCACCAACTACCTGCGCCCGGACGAACTGCACGCGGCGTTCAACTTCGATTTCCTGGGCTGTGCCTGGGATCCGCGGCTCATGCGCGACTGCGTCGACCGCACCCTCGGCGCGCACGCGCACGTCGGCGCCCCGCCCACCTGGGTGCTGTCCAATCACGACGTCACCCGGCACGTGACCCGCTACGGCCGCGCCGACACCACGTTCAGTTTCGAGAACAACCTCGACGGCACTCCGGTCGACCTGGAGCTGGGCACCCGGCGGGCCCGGGCGGCCGCGCTGCTCACCCTCGCGCTGCCCGGCTCGGCCTACATCTACCAGGGCGAGGAGCTGGGCCTCTGGGAGAACGAGGCGATTCCTCAGGATCACATTCAAGATCCGATGTACGCGCGGCGCGGCCACACCCGCGACGGCTGCCGTGTGCCGATGCCCTGGTCCGGCGACGAGCCGCCCTACGACTTCACCACCGGCGCCCCGTGGCTTCCCCAGCCGGCCGAGTGGAAGGACCGGACCGTCCAGGCCCAGACCGGTGACCCCAGCTCGATGCTGGAGCTCTACCGGTCGGCGATCCGCCTGCGCACCTTCACCGGCCACGAATTCGCCTGGCTGGACCGCGGCGAGGACGTGCTCGCCTGGACCCGCGGAACGGATTTCGCCTGCGTGCTCAACCTCTCCGGCACACCGGTGTCCCTGCCGGAGCACCGGGGCATCCTGCTCGCCAGCAGCCCGCTCGACGGTGACCTCCTCCCCCGGGACACCGCGGTCTGGCTGCGCCTCTAA
- a CDS encoding YcxB family protein — MHIEFTAARSPEYYRNRFPDRTSRAAKILSAVVVPIGIVAVFVVVGGEFSPNALVTGGLLILAAIAAIGCARWLAVRAARRTAPVPESELIPHDWVLTDERLVASTAESSTEYEWSAFEAMFVLDDAYLLRTGTGRIADIPRAPLTPEQDAELRTFLCAVVDRPESSIGPDHPESAIAPDQPDSATSPDRPEPTISPDQPDSATSPDRPESTISPDQPDSATSPSAESPAA; from the coding sequence GTGCACATCGAGTTCACCGCCGCCCGCTCCCCCGAGTACTACCGGAACAGGTTCCCCGACCGGACCTCGCGGGCCGCCAAGATCCTGTCCGCCGTGGTCGTCCCGATCGGGATCGTGGCCGTGTTCGTCGTGGTGGGTGGCGAGTTCAGCCCGAACGCCCTGGTGACCGGGGGCCTGCTGATCCTGGCGGCGATCGCGGCGATCGGGTGCGCGCGGTGGCTGGCCGTGCGGGCGGCCCGCCGGACCGCGCCGGTACCGGAATCCGAGCTGATCCCGCACGACTGGGTGCTCACCGACGAGCGGCTCGTCGCGTCCACGGCCGAATCGTCCACCGAGTACGAATGGTCGGCGTTCGAGGCGATGTTCGTGCTGGACGACGCCTATCTGCTGCGCACCGGGACCGGCCGGATCGCCGACATCCCGCGGGCGCCGCTGACCCCGGAACAGGACGCCGAACTGCGAACCTTCCTCTGCGCGGTGGTCGACCGCCCGGAATCCAGCATCGGCCCCGACCACCCGGAATCCGCCATCGCCCCCGACCAGCCGGACTCCGCCACCAGCCCCGACCGCCCCGAGCCCACCATCAGCCCCGACCAGCCGGACTCCGCCACCAGCCCCGACCGCCCCGAATCCACCATCAGCCCCGACCAGCCGGACTCCGCCACCAGTCCATCCGCGGAATCGCCGGCGGCCTGA
- a CDS encoding ComEA family DNA-binding protein, which yields MQPDPRARAGWQRPPEPPVTFWWFLVPLLTCGLGTAPMVLAGAIKLRSQTHLILAGVYFVAFFGNCAGSAVTSDGSDSAAAILLSMVSMVLWVVGTFHVGFLQQRVRAEFLSRNPQPQPHPPAYGRATPRPRLSHYPPPRPDWNRTPAVDPALAKAQWRAARREEARRVQAEQPSVASELMIGRPDLPGREYDDGGLVDVNHVPAEWLARALRIERPLADRIAEARDLHNGFTSADELLVYCDGLTPEKLAQFRDRLVFTPR from the coding sequence ATGCAGCCCGATCCGCGAGCCCGTGCCGGATGGCAGCGACCGCCGGAACCGCCGGTCACCTTCTGGTGGTTTCTCGTCCCGTTGCTGACCTGCGGGCTGGGCACGGCCCCGATGGTGCTGGCCGGTGCGATCAAGCTCCGCTCGCAGACGCACCTGATCCTCGCCGGCGTCTACTTCGTGGCGTTCTTCGGCAACTGCGCGGGCTCGGCGGTGACGAGTGACGGCTCGGATTCGGCGGCGGCGATCCTGCTCAGCATGGTCTCCATGGTCCTGTGGGTGGTCGGGACGTTCCACGTCGGATTCCTCCAGCAGCGGGTCCGGGCCGAGTTCCTCAGCCGAAACCCCCAACCCCAACCCCATCCTCCGGCGTACGGCAGAGCCACGCCCCGCCCCCGCCTGTCCCACTACCCGCCACCGCGCCCGGACTGGAACAGGACGCCGGCCGTCGATCCGGCGCTGGCCAAGGCGCAGTGGCGGGCCGCCCGCCGGGAGGAGGCCCGCCGGGTCCAGGCCGAGCAGCCGTCCGTCGCCTCCGAGCTGATGATCGGCCGCCCCGACCTGCCGGGCCGCGAGTACGACGACGGTGGCCTCGTCGACGTCAACCACGTCCCCGCCGAGTGGCTGGCCCGCGCCCTGCGGATCGAGCGCCCGCTCGCCGACCGCATCGCCGAGGCCCGCGACCTGCACAACGGTTTCACCAGCGCGGACGAGTTGCTCGTCTACTGTGACGGCCTCACCCCGGAGAAGCTGGCCCAGTTCCGCGACCGCCTGGTGTTCACCCCCCGCTGA
- a CDS encoding bifunctional SulP family inorganic anion transporter/carbonic anhydrase, whose translation MSDLTHSLRRDLPASIVVFLIAIPLSLGIAAASGAPLLAGLVAAVVGGIVAGALGGAPLQVSGPAAGLTVIVAGTVADYGFAGTAAIIAVAGLVQILLGVSRLGRAALALSPAVVHGMLAGIGLVIALSQIHVMLGGSPQSSAWQNLVDLPGQIATHHGTAAVLGVLTVVILILWPRLVRFSLLPAALVAVVSMTALAAALNADVDRVRLPDEPLAGLIRPAWPDAPLREITIAVLTIAIVASVESLLSAVAVDRLHDGPRADLNRELVGQGVANTASGLLGGLPVTGVIVRSSTNVAAGARTRASAIMHGLWIAAFVLLFAGLLETIPMAVLAAVLIVVGLRLVDLGQIRTYARHRELPTYLVTALGVVLVDLLTGVALGMITAAVLILWRLTRSEIRRVERAPGEWLITINGTLSFVESARLSRELGALPPGADVDVELHLDYLDHGAFETIRDWRSGYERAGGSVTIREVHDSWFHQATSGRLGDGKRTPRVLGSWSRWQDMDQQRRGAMAAGIAEFERTVAPMVRPHLADLARDGQRPQQLFITCADSRMVPNLITASGPGDLFCVRNVGNIVPPHGAGDVSAGAAVEYAVEVLGVTTITVCGHSGCGAVRALMSGAALPGSALGDWLALSGVDFSDSGDEERCCTDNVVRQLANLRTYPAVRAAEDAGRLRLAGMYFDLAEARMYEVDPVLGDARPISSIPAV comes from the coding sequence ATGTCCGACTTGACGCACTCTTTGCGCCGGGACTTGCCGGCGTCCATCGTCGTGTTCCTGATCGCCATCCCGTTGTCCCTCGGCATCGCCGCGGCCTCGGGTGCGCCATTACTCGCGGGATTGGTCGCCGCCGTGGTCGGCGGCATCGTCGCGGGCGCCCTCGGCGGCGCTCCCTTACAGGTCAGCGGCCCCGCCGCGGGCCTCACCGTGATCGTCGCCGGGACCGTCGCGGACTACGGGTTCGCCGGCACGGCCGCCATCATCGCCGTCGCGGGCCTGGTCCAGATCCTTCTCGGCGTCTCCCGTCTGGGCCGCGCCGCCCTCGCCCTGTCGCCGGCCGTGGTACACGGCATGCTGGCCGGCATCGGCCTGGTCATCGCGCTCAGCCAGATCCACGTGATGCTCGGCGGCTCACCGCAGAGCTCGGCCTGGCAGAACCTGGTCGACCTGCCCGGCCAGATCGCCACCCACCACGGCACCGCCGCCGTCCTGGGCGTCCTCACCGTCGTGATCCTCATCCTCTGGCCCCGCCTCGTCCGGTTCTCGCTGCTGCCCGCCGCCCTGGTCGCCGTGGTGTCGATGACCGCGCTCGCCGCCGCCCTGAACGCCGACGTGGACCGGGTCCGCCTGCCCGACGAACCTCTGGCCGGCCTGATCCGCCCGGCCTGGCCGGACGCGCCGCTGCGCGAGATCACCATCGCGGTGCTGACCATCGCGATCGTCGCGAGTGTCGAGTCCCTGCTCTCCGCGGTGGCCGTGGACCGGCTGCACGACGGCCCACGGGCCGACCTCAACCGGGAACTGGTCGGCCAGGGTGTCGCCAACACCGCGTCCGGGTTGCTCGGTGGTCTGCCGGTGACCGGCGTGATCGTGCGCAGCTCCACGAACGTGGCGGCCGGCGCCCGTACCCGCGCGTCGGCGATCATGCACGGCCTCTGGATCGCGGCGTTCGTGCTGCTCTTCGCCGGCCTGCTGGAGACCATCCCGATGGCGGTGCTGGCCGCCGTCCTGATCGTCGTCGGGCTCCGCCTGGTCGACCTCGGGCAGATCCGCACCTACGCCCGGCATCGGGAACTGCCCACCTATCTGGTCACCGCCCTCGGCGTGGTCCTCGTCGACCTGCTCACCGGCGTGGCTCTCGGCATGATCACCGCAGCCGTGCTGATCCTCTGGCGGCTCACCCGCTCGGAGATCCGCCGGGTCGAGCGCGCACCCGGCGAGTGGCTGATCACCATCAACGGCACGCTGTCCTTCGTCGAGTCGGCCCGGCTCAGCCGCGAGCTGGGCGCCCTGCCACCTGGCGCGGACGTCGACGTCGAGCTGCACCTCGACTATCTCGACCACGGGGCGTTCGAGACGATCCGGGACTGGCGGTCCGGGTACGAGCGGGCCGGCGGCTCGGTCACCATCCGCGAGGTGCACGACTCCTGGTTCCACCAGGCCACCTCGGGGCGGCTCGGCGACGGCAAACGCACCCCGCGGGTGCTCGGCTCCTGGTCCCGCTGGCAGGACATGGACCAGCAGCGCCGCGGCGCCATGGCGGCCGGCATCGCCGAGTTCGAGCGGACCGTGGCCCCGATGGTCCGGCCGCACCTGGCCGACCTGGCCCGCGACGGTCAGCGGCCGCAGCAGCTCTTCATCACCTGCGCCGACTCGCGGATGGTCCCCAACCTGATCACCGCGAGCGGCCCGGGCGACCTGTTCTGCGTCCGCAACGTCGGCAACATCGTGCCCCCGCACGGCGCCGGCGACGTCTCGGCCGGCGCGGCCGTCGAATACGCCGTCGAGGTCCTCGGCGTCACCACCATCACGGTCTGCGGCCACTCCGGCTGCGGAGCTGTCCGCGCCCTGATGAGCGGCGCGGCCCTGCCCGGGTCCGCTCTCGGCGACTGGCTTGCCCTCTCCGGGGTCGACTTCAGCGACAGCGGCGACGAGGAACGTTGCTGCACCGACAACGTGGTGCGGCAACTCGCCAACCTGCGCACCTATCCGGCGGTCCGGGCCGCCGAGGACGCCGGTCGGCTGCGTCTCGCCGGCATGTACTTCGACCTCGCCGAAGCCCGGATGTACGAGGTCGATCCGGTCCTCGGCGACGCCCGCCCCATCTCGTCGATCCCGGCCGTCTGA
- a CDS encoding carbohydrate ABC transporter permease, whose protein sequence is MAVMTAPAPVKAEAGVSPKSRRKIRDNLTGHAFLIGAILCFALFMWYPMIRGLVMSFQHTRRGVTTWVGWDNYVRIVNDPSFWVAWKNTFYFTALALIVGFAVPFFVAILLNEFRHAKGYLRVLVYLPVMLPPASALFLFKYYAYDPSEAGLFNAILTSLHLPTSEWMQSTTMTMPAMVIASTWMNMGGAVLIYLASLQNIPGDLYEAAELDGAGIWKRIWHVTIPQTRLILALLAMMQIVATMQLFIEPLILANGAGTQDSATSVAYLIYQHGFFQNDLNGAAALGVIMLVVLAAFSAVYLRLSTKD, encoded by the coding sequence ATGGCCGTCATGACTGCCCCCGCCCCGGTGAAAGCCGAGGCGGGGGTCTCCCCGAAGAGTCGCCGTAAGATCCGCGACAACCTGACCGGGCACGCGTTCCTGATCGGCGCGATCCTCTGCTTCGCCCTCTTCATGTGGTACCCGATGATCCGCGGGCTGGTGATGAGCTTCCAGCACACCCGGCGCGGTGTGACCACCTGGGTGGGCTGGGACAACTACGTCCGGATCGTCAACGACCCGAGTTTCTGGGTCGCCTGGAAGAACACCTTCTACTTCACCGCGCTGGCGCTGATCGTCGGGTTCGCGGTGCCGTTCTTCGTGGCGATCCTGCTCAACGAGTTCCGGCACGCCAAGGGCTACCTGCGGGTGCTGGTCTACCTGCCGGTCATGCTGCCGCCGGCGTCGGCGCTGTTCCTCTTCAAGTACTACGCGTACGACCCGAGCGAGGCCGGTCTCTTCAACGCCATCTTGACATCACTGCACCTACCGACGTCGGAGTGGATGCAGTCGACGACCATGACGATGCCGGCAATGGTGATCGCGTCAACATGGATGAACATGGGCGGCGCGGTGCTGATCTATCTGGCGTCGTTGCAGAACATCCCCGGAGATCTGTACGAGGCCGCCGAGCTGGACGGCGCCGGCATCTGGAAACGGATCTGGCACGTCACCATCCCGCAGACCCGGCTGATCCTGGCGCTGCTCGCCATGATGCAGATCGTCGCCACCATGCAACTGTTCATCGAGCCGCTGATCCTGGCCAACGGCGCCGGCACGCAGGACTCGGCTACCTCCGTGGCGTACCTCATCTACCAGCACGGCTTCTTCCAGAACGATCTGAACGGCGCCGCGGCCCTCGGTGTGATCATGCTCGTGGTCCTGGCCGCCTTCTCCGCCGTCTACCTGCGGTTGAGCACGAAGGACTGA
- a CDS encoding carbohydrate ABC transporter permease: MTRTLISHAQLRRGRGRVIYWTLLTVVVVGFTLVFLGPLYWMVTGALKSGQEIAQTPPTLFPQDPQPQNYVDAWTQLDLAKLLFNTFYYAAGAVLFQLVFDTAAAYALSKLRPAFGNVILGAMLATLMIPAMVLIVPQYQTVIDLPVLDISLIDSPFAIWLPMVANAFNIFLLKRFFDSIPEEIMAAAFVDGATPLRTLWSIILPMSRPILGVVSIFAVTAVWKDFLWPLLVMPHPETRTISVGIYAFAAGTPQNVVVAASVIAALPTVVIFLIFQRNIMSGLTAGSLKG, translated from the coding sequence ATGACCCGGACACTCATCTCGCACGCTCAGCTCCGGCGCGGCCGCGGCCGGGTGATCTACTGGACGCTGCTGACCGTCGTCGTCGTGGGGTTCACCCTCGTCTTCCTCGGGCCGCTCTACTGGATGGTCACCGGCGCGCTCAAGTCGGGCCAGGAGATCGCGCAGACGCCGCCGACGCTGTTCCCGCAGGATCCGCAGCCGCAGAACTACGTCGACGCGTGGACCCAGCTGGACCTGGCGAAGCTGCTGTTCAACACGTTCTACTACGCGGCCGGCGCGGTGCTGTTCCAGCTCGTGTTCGACACCGCGGCGGCGTACGCGCTGTCGAAGCTGCGACCGGCCTTCGGCAACGTGATCCTCGGCGCCATGCTGGCGACCCTGATGATCCCGGCCATGGTGCTGATCGTCCCGCAGTATCAGACCGTGATCGACCTGCCGGTACTGGACATCAGCCTGATCGACTCACCGTTCGCGATCTGGCTGCCGATGGTCGCCAACGCCTTCAACATCTTCCTGCTCAAACGATTCTTCGACTCGATCCCGGAAGAGATCATGGCGGCCGCCTTCGTGGACGGGGCCACGCCCCTGCGTACCCTCTGGTCGATCATCCTGCCGATGTCGCGGCCGATCCTCGGCGTGGTGTCGATCTTCGCGGTGACCGCGGTGTGGAAGGACTTCCTCTGGCCACTGCTGGTCATGCCGCACCCGGAGACCCGCACGATCAGTGTCGGCATCTACGCCTTCGCGGCCGGCACCCCGCAGAACGTGGTGGTGGCCGCGTCGGTCATCGCGGCGCTCCCGACCGTGGTCATCTTCCTGATCTTCCAGCGCAACATCATGTCCGGCCTGACCGCAGGCAGCCTCAAGGGATGA